The following are encoded together in the Asticcacaulis sp. genome:
- a CDS encoding alpha-2-macroglobulin family protein codes for MIDWHNRTLIAGAAAVLIAGFGIGFLTDHAISSSARQKAASATAEVGQPATGLFGKVRDKNAPRAGDRKPDGFAVWKQNLDTSGNSPKACVQFSKPLDAAKPYGDYVVVSPALPSAPAISVKDDTLCVSGFGFTDRRVTLLKGLPAKGNDQLKANADLDFTFGEKPPYVGFAGNGVILPREEADGVAVETVNVSTLAFEVWHVSDRNLVRKSVSAPDPVAEGEYDYSYGDDSADDIGVKIWTGKVAVKPGNGERVTTVFPLGAVLKTLKAGAYVVKVRDASGGRDKNDNDEPAQARRWILYTDMALTTYKGQNGLDVVVRSLKTAKPLAGVRVDLVATNGDTLGEVKSGVDGRASFAGALLKGKDALTPKMIMAYGAGDDFTASDLDRSPMDLTAHGVGGRSEDGEAGDGRTATMGVDSYMYPDRGIYRPGEAVHIVAMIRDPQGRVIKDRKGAIIITRPSGVEAYRLVFDKTPMGYAGANVTLPKTAPRGQWSARVELEGMDGPAGTTTFAVEDFAPQRLAVDIKADATRPLMSATESRPVTVAARYLYGAIASGLQVTGEARIRADGNPFPKFADYRFGDESKPYEEKYVDLPATTTDGQGNALFPFDAALAGDTTEPLTVLLTASVFEPGGRPVRESQTLKIKTAPLYLGVKVDQKDGSWRDAPRMAFNIVGLTPQGDRRAVKGVTVRLISEIWDYDWYISDGKWNWRSTHRDVLVSSKAYDLNANTGATFERNLDWGDYRLEVEVPGQARTVTRFSSGWGSTQKGTDAPDFVRITAGSKSYNQGDTVEVTLKGPYKGEAQIAVATDHVIEMKTVSIGENGTTVRLKSTAEWGGGAYIMASVMQPRDPVNASKPRRAIGLIYVPLDPKSRKLGVKILASDQPQRPQTDVNGHNFIDVPIQVSGVKLGDRAKVSVAVVDQGILNLTKFKSPDPAGWYFGKRALGVDYNDDYGRLLDPNLAAAAPTFGGDQLGGEGLTTTPIRTIALWSGVVQTTLDGKAYVRLPIEKFNGELRVMAVAWTDDAVGSVDGRMIIREPVVADLALPRFLAPGDTAYATLQLDNTDGKPGLYTAIVKGIKGLVLAFQKVFNLNHGQQAIETIQMKAPNTTGISTVQIGLNGQGYSFNDSFNLQTRNGWGPQTRVATVSQKVNETWTPDASLLAGLQPGSATVEVSYSPFRNIDPAPLAANLAKYPYGCTEQVTSAATPWLFVSESLVGKQAAKPGVNALKIAVDKILDRQSEDGAFGLWRPGDGQADGFIGAYATDFLLEARARGAYVPQEAIDKSLNAMRAMSRPDGYANVNYRLSVPSYWNWFGVSGEQQTKQLRSRASAYALYVLAKGKSGDLARLRWYHDVQFKAEKSPLSRAQIAAGLVIMGDRSRGRLAFNEAIQSLGYSDPNDWYQTPLRDLAGVIALAYESGEDDIARSLTGRLENAMKSPAQMNTIESAYVLKAASYMLKASGPLKIQTQGVNTLPAGMNVQRFGVGQIAGASVKNGGAGPVWRTVTVIGTPVSAPGAESHGLNLVKTYYNLDGSRLDPSHITQGQKVLVVISGRSDRTELRPIVVDDPLSAGFEIESTLTNEDAENGPFRFIGKLTDLKVAEARDDRFIAALDVSSSDSFSMAYIARAVTQGDFYLPGAEAKDFYRPDTFARTQGSRTVISPR; via the coding sequence ATGATCGACTGGCATAACCGGACCCTCATCGCAGGCGCCGCCGCGGTATTGATTGCCGGCTTCGGCATCGGTTTCCTCACCGATCACGCGATCAGCAGCAGTGCCCGGCAAAAGGCGGCCAGCGCCACGGCTGAGGTGGGCCAGCCGGCGACGGGCCTGTTCGGCAAGGTGCGTGATAAAAACGCGCCGCGCGCCGGTGACCGCAAGCCCGATGGCTTCGCTGTCTGGAAGCAGAACCTCGACACTTCCGGCAATTCGCCGAAAGCCTGCGTGCAGTTTTCCAAACCGCTCGATGCGGCCAAGCCCTATGGCGACTATGTCGTCGTCTCGCCCGCCCTGCCGTCGGCGCCGGCGATTTCGGTCAAGGACGACACCCTGTGCGTGTCCGGTTTCGGTTTTACCGATCGCCGCGTCACCCTGCTGAAGGGCCTGCCTGCCAAGGGCAATGACCAGCTCAAGGCCAATGCCGATCTCGATTTCACCTTTGGCGAAAAACCGCCCTACGTCGGTTTCGCCGGCAATGGCGTCATCCTGCCGCGTGAGGAAGCCGATGGCGTGGCGGTGGAGACGGTCAATGTCTCGACCCTGGCCTTCGAGGTCTGGCATGTGTCTGACCGGAACCTGGTGCGCAAGTCGGTTTCGGCGCCCGATCCGGTGGCCGAGGGCGAATATGATTATTCTTACGGGGACGATTCCGCCGATGATATCGGCGTCAAGATCTGGACCGGCAAGGTGGCCGTGAAGCCCGGCAATGGCGAGCGGGTAACGACCGTCTTCCCGCTGGGGGCTGTGCTGAAAACGCTGAAGGCCGGGGCCTATGTCGTCAAGGTGCGCGATGCTTCCGGCGGGCGCGACAAGAACGACAATGACGAGCCGGCCCAGGCGCGTCGCTGGATCCTCTATACCGACATGGCCCTGACCACCTATAAGGGTCAGAACGGTCTTGATGTTGTGGTTCGGTCGCTGAAAACCGCCAAGCCGCTGGCCGGGGTCAGGGTTGATCTGGTCGCCACTAATGGCGATACGCTCGGTGAGGTGAAGTCCGGCGTCGATGGCCGCGCCTCGTTTGCCGGCGCGCTGCTCAAGGGCAAGGATGCCCTGACGCCCAAGATGATCATGGCCTATGGCGCGGGTGACGATTTTACCGCGTCCGATCTGGACCGTTCGCCGATGGACCTGACCGCGCATGGCGTGGGCGGCCGCTCGGAAGATGGCGAGGCCGGTGACGGCCGCACGGCGACCATGGGTGTGGATTCCTATATGTATCCGGATCGCGGCATTTATCGGCCCGGTGAAGCCGTGCATATCGTCGCCATGATCCGCGATCCGCAAGGCCGGGTAATCAAGGATCGCAAGGGCGCGATCATCATCACGCGCCCGAGCGGCGTGGAAGCCTATCGCCTGGTCTTCGACAAGACGCCGATGGGCTATGCCGGCGCCAATGTCACCCTCCCGAAGACGGCGCCGCGCGGTCAATGGTCGGCCAGGGTCGAGCTGGAAGGCATGGACGGGCCGGCGGGCACGACTACTTTTGCGGTCGAGGATTTCGCGCCGCAGCGCCTGGCCGTCGATATCAAGGCTGATGCCACCCGGCCGCTGATGAGCGCCACGGAAAGCCGTCCGGTGACGGTGGCGGCGCGCTATCTCTACGGCGCCATCGCTTCCGGGCTTCAGGTGACCGGCGAGGCGCGCATCCGCGCCGACGGCAACCCTTTCCCGAAATTCGCCGACTATCGTTTCGGCGACGAGAGCAAGCCTTATGAAGAGAAGTATGTCGATCTGCCGGCCACCACGACGGACGGCCAGGGCAATGCGCTTTTCCCGTTCGACGCGGCGCTGGCTGGTGACACCACCGAGCCGCTGACCGTGCTTCTGACCGCTTCGGTCTTCGAGCCGGGCGGCCGTCCGGTACGCGAAAGCCAGACCCTGAAGATCAAGACCGCGCCGCTCTATCTCGGCGTCAAGGTCGACCAGAAAGATGGTAGCTGGCGGGACGCGCCGCGCATGGCCTTCAATATCGTCGGCCTGACCCCGCAGGGTGACAGGCGCGCCGTCAAGGGTGTGACCGTCAGGCTGATCTCGGAAATCTGGGATTACGACTGGTATATTTCCGACGGCAAATGGAACTGGCGCTCGACCCACCGCGATGTGCTGGTGTCGTCGAAAGCCTATGATCTGAACGCCAATACCGGCGCCACCTTCGAGCGCAATCTCGACTGGGGTGACTACCGCCTGGAAGTCGAAGTCCCCGGACAAGCCAGGACCGTCACGCGCTTCTCCTCCGGCTGGGGCTCGACGCAAAAGGGCACCGATGCGCCGGATTTCGTGCGCATCACCGCCGGCAGCAAGAGCTATAACCAGGGCGATACGGTCGAGGTGACCTTGAAAGGCCCGTACAAGGGCGAGGCGCAGATCGCCGTCGCCACCGATCATGTCATTGAGATGAAGACGGTCTCCATCGGTGAAAACGGCACCACGGTGCGCCTGAAATCGACGGCGGAATGGGGCGGCGGGGCCTATATCATGGCCAGCGTCATGCAGCCGCGCGATCCGGTCAATGCCTCCAAGCCGCGCCGCGCCATCGGCCTGATCTATGTGCCGCTCGATCCGAAATCACGCAAGCTCGGCGTCAAAATCCTGGCCAGCGACCAGCCGCAGCGCCCGCAGACCGACGTGAACGGCCATAATTTCATCGACGTGCCGATCCAGGTGTCCGGCGTGAAACTCGGCGATCGCGCCAAGGTGAGCGTGGCCGTGGTTGATCAGGGCATCCTCAACCTGACCAAGTTCAAGTCGCCCGATCCGGCCGGCTGGTATTTCGGCAAGCGTGCCCTCGGCGTCGATTATAATGACGACTATGGCCGCCTGCTTGATCCGAACCTGGCCGCCGCCGCGCCGACCTTCGGCGGCGACCAGTTGGGCGGTGAGGGCCTGACCACGACGCCGATCCGCACCATCGCGCTGTGGTCTGGCGTGGTGCAGACCACGCTTGACGGCAAGGCTTACGTGCGCCTGCCGATTGAGAAGTTCAACGGCGAGCTGCGCGTCATGGCCGTGGCCTGGACCGACGATGCCGTCGGCTCGGTGGATGGCCGCATGATCATCCGTGAGCCGGTGGTGGCCGATCTGGCCCTGCCGCGTTTCCTGGCGCCGGGCGATACCGCTTACGCCACCCTGCAACTCGATAATACCGACGGCAAGCCGGGCCTCTATACGGCCATCGTCAAGGGTATCAAGGGGCTGGTCCTGGCCTTCCAGAAGGTATTCAACCTCAATCATGGCCAGCAGGCGATCGAAACGATCCAGATGAAGGCGCCGAATACCACCGGCATCTCCACCGTGCAGATCGGGCTGAATGGCCAGGGCTACAGCTTCAATGACAGCTTCAACCTGCAAACGCGCAATGGCTGGGGCCCGCAGACCCGTGTCGCCACCGTGTCGCAGAAGGTCAATGAAACCTGGACGCCGGATGCTTCATTACTGGCCGGCCTGCAACCCGGTTCGGCGACGGTGGAAGTGTCCTACTCGCCCTTCCGCAATATCGATCCGGCGCCACTGGCGGCTAATCTCGCCAAATATCCCTATGGCTGCACCGAACAGGTGACATCGGCCGCCACGCCCTGGCTGTTCGTCTCGGAATCGCTCGTCGGCAAGCAGGCGGCGAAACCCGGCGTCAATGCGCTGAAAATTGCCGTCGACAAGATCCTCGACCGCCAGTCGGAAGACGGCGCCTTCGGCCTGTGGCGGCCGGGCGATGGGCAGGCGGATGGCTTCATCGGCGCCTATGCCACCGACTTCCTGCTGGAAGCGCGGGCCCGCGGTGCCTATGTGCCACAGGAGGCCATCGACAAGTCGCTGAACGCCATGCGTGCCATGTCGCGGCCGGATGGCTATGCCAATGTCAATTACCGCCTGAGCGTGCCCTCCTACTGGAACTGGTTCGGCGTCTCTGGCGAACAGCAGACCAAGCAGTTGCGCTCCCGCGCCTCGGCCTATGCGCTCTATGTGCTGGCCAAGGGCAAGTCCGGTGATCTGGCGCGCCTGCGCTGGTATCACGATGTCCAGTTCAAGGCAGAGAAGTCACCGCTTTCCCGCGCGCAGATCGCCGCCGGTCTGGTGATTATGGGTGACCGGTCGCGTGGCCGTCTGGCCTTTAACGAGGCGATCCAGTCGCTGGGTTATTCCGATCCGAACGACTGGTATCAGACGCCGCTGCGCGATCTGGCGGGGGTCATTGCGCTCGCCTATGAGTCGGGCGAGGATGATATTGCCCGTTCGCTGACCGGGCGTCTGGAAAACGCCATGAAGTCACCGGCACAGATGAACACCATCGAAAGCGCCTATGTGCTCAAGGCTGCCTCCTACATGCTGAAAGCCTCCGGTCCGCTGAAGATACAGACGCAGGGGGTCAATACCTTGCCGGCGGGTATGAATGTCCAGCGCTTCGGTGTCGGCCAGATCGCCGGCGCCAGCGTGAAGAACGGCGGTGCGGGGCCGGTATGGCGGACGGTGACGGTGATCGGTACGCCGGTCTCGGCGCCGGGCGCGGAAAGCCATGGCCTGAACCTGGTCAAGACCTACTACAATCTCGATGGTTCGCGCCTTGATCCGTCACATATCACGCAAGGGCAAAAGGTACTGGTGGTGATCTCCGGCCGTTCCGATCGCACCGAACTGCGGCCGATCGTGGTTGATGATCCGCTGTCGGCGGGCTTCGAGATCGAGTCCACCCTCACCAATGAGGATGCTGAGAACGGACCGTTCCGCTTTATCGGCAAGCTGACCGACCTGAAGGTTGCGGAGGCGCGTGATGACCGCTTTATCGCGGCGCTCGATGTCTCGTCGTCCGACAGCTTCAGCATGGCCTATATCGCGCGAGCGGTGACGCAGGGCGACTTCTACTTACCCGGAGCCGAGGCCAAGGACTTCTACCGTCCGGATACTTTCGCCCGCACGCAGGGCAGCCGCACGGTTATCAGTCCGCGGTGA
- a CDS encoding response regulator encodes MSQFARVMVLVVDDNHYMRVIVSTMLRSMGITLIREASDGAEALEIVRDWRPDVIILDLMMETIDGIEFTKLIRRGVDSPHPYVPIIMMTGHTDRRRVIEARDAGVNEFVAKPLTARALIDRLKSVINNERGWVKSANYVGPDRRRKVQPDFKGPFRRIADKADGKM; translated from the coding sequence TTGAGTCAGTTTGCACGCGTTATGGTGCTGGTGGTCGATGATAACCACTATATGCGGGTGATCGTCAGCACCATGCTGCGCTCCATGGGCATCACCCTGATCCGCGAAGCCTCCGATGGCGCCGAAGCGCTGGAAATCGTGCGTGACTGGCGGCCGGATGTCATCATCCTCGACCTGATGATGGAAACCATCGACGGCATCGAATTCACCAAGCTGATCCGCCGCGGCGTCGACAGCCCGCATCCTTATGTGCCGATCATCATGATGACCGGCCATACCGACCGCCGCCGCGTCATCGAGGCGCGCGATGCCGGCGTCAACGAATTCGTCGCCAAGCCCCTGACCGCCCGCGCCCTGATCGACCGCCTGAAAAGCGTCATCAATAACGAACGCGGCTGGGTGAAGTCGGCCAACTATGTCGGCCCCGACCGCCGCCGTAAGGTCCAGCCCGATTTCAAGGGCCCCTTCCGCCGCATCGCCGACAAGGCAGACGGCAAGATGTAA
- a CDS encoding class I SAM-dependent methyltransferase, with translation MTQSASTSPFGFKDVDAREKVAMVHDVFKNVASKYDLMNDVMSVGVHHLWKDAACARLNPQPGEVIIDCAGGTGDIARRLAKLARAAKARRESRGYAAKDAEIRIIDYNEAMIMAGREKSQRLHLDEPEISWSVGDAMNLAIADNSIDAYIISFGIRNVADVQVALNEARRVLKPGGRFFCLEFSHPTSSVISKIYDTYAFKVIPFMGELVAKDRDSYQYLVESIQRFPDQETFKGMMEKAGFRNARYTNYSGGVCALHEGWA, from the coding sequence ATGACCCAGTCTGCCAGCACCTCCCCCTTTGGTTTCAAGGATGTCGACGCCCGCGAAAAGGTGGCGATGGTCCATGATGTTTTCAAAAACGTCGCCTCGAAATACGACCTGATGAATGATGTCATGTCGGTCGGGGTCCATCACCTGTGGAAGGACGCGGCCTGCGCCCGCCTCAATCCGCAACCGGGCGAGGTGATCATCGATTGCGCCGGCGGCACCGGCGATATCGCCCGCCGCCTGGCCAAGCTCGCCCGTGCCGCCAAGGCCCGCCGCGAATCTCGCGGCTATGCGGCGAAGGACGCCGAGATCCGCATCATCGATTATAACGAAGCCATGATCATGGCCGGCCGCGAAAAGTCGCAGCGCCTGCATCTCGATGAACCGGAAATTTCCTGGTCGGTGGGCGACGCCATGAACCTGGCCATCGCGGACAACAGCATCGACGCGTACATCATCTCCTTCGGCATCCGTAATGTCGCCGACGTGCAGGTGGCGCTGAATGAAGCCAGGCGCGTGCTAAAACCCGGCGGCCGTTTCTTCTGCCTCGAATTCTCGCACCCGACCTCTTCGGTCATCTCGAAAATCTACGATACCTATGCCTTCAAGGTCATCCCCTTCATGGGCGAACTGGTGGCGAAGGATCGTGACAGCTATCAGTATCTGGTCGAAAGTATCCAGCGCTTCCCGGATCAGGAAACTTTCAAGGGCATGATGGAAAAGGCCGGCTTCCGCAACGCCCGCTATACCAACTATTCCGGCGGGGTCTGCGCCCTGCACGAGGGCTGGGCGTAG
- the ubiB gene encoding 2-polyprenylphenol 6-hydroxylase — protein MFRTGFILLRYDALLPKETAHLLPPLPRLGIGLLRSIFAKKSTLRPGERYAIAFQQLGPAFIKLGQVLSTRGDIFGKAFINDLSHLKDNLPPFPREVALASVEESLGKPVDAIFSEFGAVLGSASIAQAHEAVLLDGRKVAVKILRPDIEAVVAADIAMMTLSAKIIAFFFPSARRLEPVAFVGTVAQSLLLELDLRLEASACDEIGKTINEEPWMKAPKVVWHQVSRRVLVTEWAPGTPLSRPEALSLPGLQHKELADNLIRAFLSQALDHGAFHADLHEGNLFVAAPAQLTAIDFGIIGRLRPKERRYLAEMLWGFLRRDYKRVAEVHFEAGYVPRHHNVDSFAQALRAVGEPVLGQKATEVSMGRLLTQLFDITAQFDMHLRPELVLLQKTMVSVEGVARRIYPEHNLWEAARPVVQSWISRELSPIAQARQIAERLISRLRTDDEEEVSTRQTVELATLQLVAQQGRTFGLIALVVSVISLGVLIWMAVR, from the coding sequence ATGTTCCGCACCGGGTTTATCCTGCTGCGTTATGATGCCCTGCTGCCTAAGGAAACGGCGCACCTGCTGCCGCCGCTGCCGCGCCTGGGCATAGGTTTGCTGCGCAGCATATTTGCGAAGAAAAGCACCCTGCGTCCCGGCGAACGCTATGCCATAGCCTTCCAGCAACTGGGACCGGCCTTCATCAAGCTCGGCCAGGTGCTGTCCACGCGCGGCGATATCTTCGGCAAGGCGTTCATCAATGACCTGTCGCATCTGAAGGATAACCTGCCCCCCTTCCCGCGCGAGGTCGCCCTGGCCAGTGTCGAAGAATCGCTCGGCAAGCCGGTCGACGCTATCTTCTCCGAATTCGGCGCGGTGCTGGGCTCGGCCTCCATCGCCCAGGCGCATGAAGCGGTCCTGCTCGATGGCCGCAAGGTCGCCGTCAAGATCCTGCGCCCGGATATCGAAGCCGTGGTGGCCGCCGATATCGCCATGATGACCCTGTCAGCGAAGATCATCGCCTTTTTCTTCCCCTCCGCCCGCCGCCTGGAGCCGGTCGCCTTTGTCGGCACGGTGGCGCAGTCTCTGCTGCTCGAACTCGATCTGCGACTGGAAGCCTCGGCCTGCGACGAGATCGGCAAGACGATCAATGAAGAGCCGTGGATGAAGGCCCCCAAGGTCGTCTGGCACCAGGTGTCGCGCCGCGTGCTGGTCACCGAATGGGCGCCAGGCACGCCGCTCAGCCGCCCCGAAGCCCTGAGCCTGCCGGGTTTGCAGCATAAAGAACTGGCCGATAACCTGATCCGCGCTTTCCTGAGCCAGGCCCTAGATCACGGCGCTTTCCATGCCGACCTGCACGAGGGCAATCTGTTCGTGGCGGCGCCGGCGCAACTGACCGCCATCGATTTCGGCATTATCGGCCGCCTGCGCCCCAAGGAGCGCCGCTATCTGGCGGAAATGCTGTGGGGCTTCCTGCGCCGCGATTACAAGCGCGTGGCCGAGGTTCATTTCGAGGCCGGTTACGTACCGCGTCATCATAATGTCGATTCATTTGCGCAAGCGCTGCGCGCCGTCGGCGAACCGGTTCTGGGCCAGAAGGCCACCGAAGTCTCTATGGGCCGCCTGCTGACGCAACTGTTCGACATCACCGCCCAGTTCGACATGCACCTGCGCCCCGAACTGGTGCTGCTGCAAAAAACCATGGTGTCGGTCGAAGGCGTGGCCCGCCGCATCTACCCCGAACACAACCTGTGGGAAGCCGCCCGCCCGGTGGTCCAGTCGTGGATTTCGCGCGAACTGTCCCCCATCGCCCAGGCGCGCCAGATTGCCGAACGCCTGATCAGCCGCCTGCGCACCGATGATGAGGAAGAGGTCAGCACGCGGCAAACCGTCGAACTAGCCACGCTTCAGCTTGTGGCGCAGCAGGGCCGTACCTTCGGCCTGATCGCCCTGGTGGTGTCGGTTATCTCCCTCGGCGTACTGATCTGGATGGCGGTGCGCTGA
- the coaBC gene encoding bifunctional phosphopantothenoylcysteine decarboxylase/phosphopantothenate--cysteine ligase CoaBC yields MTDQPVSKRILLIIGGGIAAYKSLELIRLIKKAGLDVRVVLTKAAHQFITPLTAAALSGDKVYTDLFDLTDETEMGHIMLSRQADLVVVAPATADMMAKQAQGPANDLASTLLLATDKRVLLAPAMNVRMWHHPATQRNLDTLKADGVLFTGPDEGDMACGEYGLGRMSEPEAILAAIQFHLTDGVDGPLASKKVVITAGPTFEPLDPVRGLTNRSSGKQGYAIAQKLAREGADVTLISGPVALPTPVGVTRIDVETAQQMFDAVHAQLPCDVFVGVAAVADWRAKDIAAEKQKKTTDNELSVTFVKNPDILESVSKHLEMRPRLVIGFAAETQKLEDYAHAKLASKGCDAIVANNVSEGVFGSTHNQATLVDLDGFTSIAGTTKADIADFLSAYIQKRIA; encoded by the coding sequence ATGACGGATCAGCCTGTTTCAAAGCGCATTTTGCTGATCATCGGCGGCGGAATCGCGGCCTACAAGTCACTCGAACTGATCCGCCTGATCAAAAAGGCCGGGCTCGATGTCCGCGTGGTGCTGACCAAGGCCGCGCACCAATTCATCACCCCGCTGACCGCCGCGGCGCTTTCCGGGGACAAGGTCTATACCGACCTGTTCGACCTCACCGACGAGACCGAGATGGGCCATATCATGCTGTCGCGTCAGGCCGATCTCGTCGTGGTGGCGCCCGCCACCGCCGATATGATGGCCAAACAGGCGCAGGGCCCGGCCAATGACCTGGCCTCGACCCTCCTGCTCGCCACCGACAAGCGCGTCCTGCTGGCCCCGGCGATGAATGTCCGCATGTGGCACCATCCGGCCACCCAGCGTAATCTCGATACCCTGAAGGCCGATGGCGTGCTGTTCACCGGCCCCGATGAAGGCGACATGGCCTGCGGCGAATATGGCCTCGGCCGCATGAGCGAGCCGGAAGCGATCCTCGCCGCCATCCAGTTTCACCTGACCGACGGGGTCGATGGGCCCCTCGCCAGCAAGAAGGTGGTCATCACAGCCGGCCCGACCTTTGAGCCTTTGGACCCGGTGCGCGGCCTGACCAATCGCTCCTCCGGCAAGCAAGGCTATGCCATCGCCCAAAAACTGGCGCGTGAAGGCGCCGATGTCACCCTGATTTCCGGGCCAGTCGCCTTGCCAACGCCGGTCGGTGTTACCCGTATCGACGTCGAGACAGCGCAGCAGATGTTCGATGCCGTCCATGCCCAACTGCCCTGCGACGTGTTCGTGGGCGTCGCCGCCGTCGCCGACTGGCGGGCCAAGGATATCGCCGCTGAAAAGCAGAAGAAGACCACGGATAACGAACTGTCCGTCACCTTCGTCAAGAACCCGGACATTCTCGAATCCGTCTCCAAGCATCTTGAGATGCGCCCGCGTCTGGTCATCGGCTTCGCTGCCGAAACCCAGAAGCTGGAAGACTATGCCCACGCCAAACTGGCTTCAAAGGGCTGCGATGCCATCGTCGCCAACAATGTCTCCGAAGGCGTTTTCGGTTCGACGCACAATCAGGCGACCCTCGTCGATCTCGATGGTTTCACCTCCATCGCCGGCACGACCAAGGCCGATATCGCCGATTTCCTCAGCGCCTATATCCAGAAACGCATCGCCTGA
- a CDS encoding acyltransferase, protein MTLADTPSTLGKRADIQGMRAIAVLGVIAFHASHALLPGGFIGVDVFFVLSGYLITQVLLKPMEEKRFSIRDFYRRRIRRLYPALFTVLAFTLIMGLAFFPPTLLKELVKSQFFTTLFLSNLAFARETGYFDLQAELKPLLHTWSLGVEEQFYVLFPPILYVLHRWGKRFMWPALGLLALWSLWFSQTRLAAHAEVSFYFPTSRAFELLIGALCVGIDRHVSLLVLAQRILSVLGLAAIAIGFIVINADAPFPGLLALLPCLGTAALLVSPQGWANRWLAIAPLVRVGDISYSLYLWHWPLLVFSRFVFPDAPFAIIIALVLAFAMAWLSWRYIETPFLKDRPQKRPIPVWTFGGTVMAASIAVCLTVYYAGGLPQRFSPQERVYLAATEDYNHDRKNCHMRSDRPIDYDQLCTYGAANVPASYAVWGDSHGAELARALGERLTAKGQSLKSITMSGCPATLSRRAVCRQHNIDTLAAMKADPHMQVVILVGNLHDDDASSRDAIKGMEHTALELKKAGKQVIIVSPIPTFDYDPPSKLALESRAGHAPETIGTPHAVYEQRRGHIRDEFIRFTAANDMTAIRPDAIFCDTICHVYRPGAGVLYFNAGHLSLTGAGLLADEIERTLELQSTD, encoded by the coding sequence ATGACTCTTGCAGATACCCCATCGACGCTCGGCAAACGCGCCGATATCCAGGGTATGCGCGCCATCGCCGTTCTGGGCGTCATCGCTTTCCATGCCAGTCACGCCCTTCTGCCGGGCGGCTTTATCGGCGTCGATGTCTTCTTCGTTCTCTCTGGCTACCTGATCACCCAGGTTCTGCTCAAGCCAATGGAGGAAAAGCGCTTTTCCATCCGCGACTTCTACCGCCGCCGTATTCGCCGGCTCTATCCGGCCCTGTTCACGGTTCTGGCCTTTACCCTGATCATGGGACTGGCCTTTTTCCCGCCGACCCTGCTGAAGGAACTGGTCAAGTCGCAGTTCTTCACCACCCTGTTCCTCTCCAATCTCGCCTTCGCCCGCGAGACCGGCTATTTCGACCTTCAGGCCGAGCTGAAGCCCCTGCTGCACACCTGGTCGCTCGGCGTCGAGGAACAGTTCTACGTGCTGTTTCCACCGATCCTTTATGTGCTGCATCGCTGGGGGAAGCGCTTTATGTGGCCTGCGCTCGGTTTGCTGGCGCTTTGGTCGCTGTGGTTCTCTCAAACCCGGCTGGCCGCCCACGCCGAAGTCTCTTTCTATTTCCCGACCTCGCGGGCGTTTGAGCTGCTGATCGGCGCCCTGTGCGTCGGCATCGACCGCCATGTGTCGCTGCTGGTTCTGGCCCAGCGGATTTTAAGCGTTCTCGGCTTGGCCGCGATTGCTATCGGCTTTATCGTCATCAATGCGGACGCCCCTTTCCCCGGCCTGTTGGCCCTGCTGCCCTGCCTGGGCACGGCGGCGCTGCTGGTTTCGCCGCAGGGCTGGGCCAATCGCTGGCTAGCCATCGCGCCTCTGGTGCGCGTCGGCGACATCTCCTATTCGCTCTATCTCTGGCACTGGCCGCTGCTGGTCTTCAGCCGGTTCGTCTTTCCGGATGCGCCCTTCGCCATCATCATCGCGCTGGTCTTGGCATTTGCCATGGCCTGGCTGTCGTGGCGCTATATCGAAACGCCTTTCCTGAAAGACCGTCCGCAAAAACGCCCTATCCCCGTCTGGACCTTCGGCGGGACTGTCATGGCGGCCTCCATTGCCGTCTGCCTGACCGTCTATTATGCCGGCGGCCTGCCGCAGCGCTTTTCGCCGCAGGAACGCGTCTATCTGGCCGCGACCGAAGACTACAATCACGACCGCAAGAACTGCCACATGCGCTCCGACCGGCCGATCGACTATGACCAGCTCTGCACCTACGGCGCGGCCAATGTGCCCGCCAGCTATGCCGTCTGGGGCGACAGTCATGGCGCCGAACTGGCCAGGGCCCTGGGCGAACGCCTGACCGCCAAAGGCCAAAGCCTGAAGTCGATCACCATGTCCGGCTGCCCGGCCACCCTCAGCCGCAGGGCCGTCTGCCGCCAGCACAATATCGATACCCTGGCCGCCATGAAGGCCGATCCGCACATGCAGGTGGTCATTCTGGTCGGCAATCTGCACGATGACGACGCCTCGTCGCGCGATGCTATTAAAGGCATGGAGCACACCGCGCTCGAACTGAAAAAGGCCGGCAAGCAGGTGATCATCGTCTCACCGATCCCGACCTTCGATTATGATCCGCCCTCCAAGCTGGCTCTGGAATCCCGCGCCGGACATGCCCCGGAAACCATCGGCACGCCGCACGCTGTTTATGAGCAGCGCCGCGGCCATATCCGTGATGAATTCATCCGCTTCACCGCCGCCAATGACATGACGGCCATTCGCCCCGACGCCATTTTCTGCGACACCATCTGCCATGTCTATCGCCCCGGCGCCGGTGTGCTCTATTTCAATGCCGGACACCTCAGCCTGACCGGCGCCGGCCTGCTGGCCGACGAAATCGAGCGGACGCTGGAACTGCAATCGACGGATTGA